Genomic window (Pseudanabaena sp. FACHB-2040):
TGATAGCCCGCTCCAGGGCAGCCAGAGAACGGTTGTAGCCCAAAATCGCCCGCACAAAGTTCCCCTCTGCCTCGGTCAACTCGCGAGTCGCACTCAACACATCAAGCTGAGTGCCCACTCCCGCATCAAAGCGTAGCTGGGCTAGCTCTAGTGCTTCTCTGGCCTGCCGCACCGCCAGCTCTGCTGTGCCGATGTTGTCCTGATTCGCTACTAGGTTGAAATACGACTGCTCTACCTCCAGACGCACCCCATCTTGCGTGTCGGCAAACTGGCTCTCGGCTATCTCAATGTCTCGCTCTCGCTGCTCAGCTCGAGCCCGCGC
Coding sequences:
- a CDS encoding TolC family protein; protein product: ARARAEQRERDIEIAESQFADTQDGVRLEVEQSYFNLVANQDNIGTAELAVRQAREALELAQLRFDAGVGTQLDVLSATRELTEAEGNFVRAILGYNRSLAALERAITNLPAAGTAAPGF